One Streptomyces sp. P9-A2 DNA window includes the following coding sequences:
- a CDS encoding helix-turn-helix domain-containing protein, translated as MAERTGVEAGTEAVPGERENGDGDGCGAGAAVVSLGDGWENDDGAGRRPEDEAGRGVVVAFGQTMKTLRVREGLEREEFGRRLGYSASTIASFEQGRRIPTPRTIERADEVLGAGGLLCLWKEQVERAQYPVFFQGMAALEKECLELLMYDTHVVNGLLQTEDYMRALLAMRQPPLGPETVEQRVTARLARQDIFDRRSAPLLSFVVNEAVLRHRYGGTDVLRGQLELILLAGQKQNVEIQVMPTECEENAGVNGPFTVVTRKDGKKFVYAETHSTSSLETDPEQTALAAARYGIIRSQALSPRESTKSIEGLLASL; from the coding sequence ATGGCGGAGCGCACGGGCGTGGAGGCCGGGACCGAGGCGGTTCCCGGGGAGCGTGAGAACGGTGACGGCGACGGCTGCGGCGCGGGAGCGGCGGTCGTGAGTCTCGGAGACGGCTGGGAGAACGACGACGGGGCCGGGCGGCGCCCGGAGGACGAGGCGGGGCGAGGCGTCGTCGTCGCGTTCGGACAGACCATGAAGACGCTGCGGGTGCGGGAGGGCCTGGAGCGCGAGGAGTTCGGGCGGCGGCTCGGGTACTCGGCGTCCACGATCGCGTCGTTTGAGCAGGGGAGGCGGATTCCGACGCCCCGGACGATCGAGCGGGCGGACGAGGTGCTGGGGGCCGGCGGGTTGCTGTGCCTGTGGAAGGAGCAGGTGGAGCGGGCTCAGTATCCGGTGTTCTTCCAGGGGATGGCGGCCTTGGAGAAGGAGTGCCTTGAGCTGCTCATGTACGACACACATGTCGTCAACGGGCTGCTCCAGACCGAGGATTACATGAGGGCGCTGCTCGCGATGCGGCAACCGCCCCTTGGCCCGGAAACGGTCGAGCAGCGGGTGACCGCTCGGCTGGCCCGGCAGGACATCTTCGACCGCAGGTCGGCCCCGCTGTTGAGCTTCGTAGTGAATGAGGCGGTGTTGCGACATCGCTACGGCGGCACGGATGTGCTGCGGGGTCAGCTGGAGCTCATTCTCCTCGCCGGTCAGAAGCAGAACGTCGAGATCCAGGTCATGCCGACCGAGTGCGAGGAGAACGCAGGCGTGAATGGACCGTTCACGGTTGTCACCAGGAAGGATGGCAAGAAGTTCGTCTACGCAGAGACTCACTCGACCAGTTCTCTTGAGACCGACCCGGAACAGACGGCTCTCGCGGCTGCACGCTATGGGATTATCCGATCACAAGCTCTCAGTCCGCGAGAGTCAACGAAGTCCATCGAAGGGTTGCTGGCATCGCTATGA
- a CDS encoding DUF397 domain-containing protein: MNNAESSTAASDLTWFKSSYSGTEGGQCVEVAAGSAAVHVRDSKTITGPVVTVSPEAWAGFVGLASSERHV, from the coding sequence ATGAACAACGCTGAGTCCTCAACCGCCGCATCCGACCTCACCTGGTTCAAGAGCAGCTACAGCGGAACCGAGGGCGGTCAGTGTGTAGAGGTCGCAGCCGGTTCGGCTGCTGTGCACGTCCGTGACTCGAAGACCATCACCGGGCCTGTCGTTACGGTCTCACCTGAGGCCTGGGCAGGCTTTGTCGGACTGGCCTCGTCGGAGCGGCACGTCTGA
- a CDS encoding ATP-binding protein → MTTKPINPTDTTETGQPITPCAPLEVVPPPSRTFEMRFTSTPRGARLARRLAAVRLDAWGIPYATGPHDAVVLIVAEFTASAVQHGHVPGRDFHLRLHATPDGRTVRVEVTDTRAERHPRRPTAPEEMDGTDEAGRGLLLVSRLATRWDWHPRPDGPGKTVWAEYALLPLSWR, encoded by the coding sequence GTGACGACGAAACCCATCAATCCCACCGACACCACCGAAACCGGCCAGCCCATCACCCCCTGCGCCCCCTTGGAGGTGGTCCCGCCCCCGTCCCGCACCTTCGAGATGCGCTTCACCTCCACACCCCGCGGAGCCCGCCTCGCCCGCCGCCTCGCGGCCGTCCGCCTGGACGCGTGGGGCATCCCGTACGCCACCGGCCCGCACGACGCGGTCGTGCTGATCGTCGCGGAGTTCACCGCGAGCGCCGTACAGCACGGCCACGTCCCCGGCCGGGACTTCCACCTCCGCCTCCACGCGACCCCCGACGGCCGCACCGTACGCGTGGAGGTCACCGACACCCGCGCCGAACGCCACCCGCGCCGCCCCACCGCTCCGGAGGAGATGGACGGCACCGACGAGGCTGGCCGCGGCCTGCTTCTCGTATCGCGGCTTGCGACCCGGTGGGACTGGCACCCGCGCCCGGACGGCCCGGGCAAGACCGTCTGGGCGGAGTACGCGCTCCTGCCCCTGTCCTGGCGGTGA
- a CDS encoding restriction endonuclease subunit S — protein MSTWDSATIGDVSHVVTKGTTPTSMGRPFTASGIPFVKVESIKENGSVDLRKTAFIDEETHELLRRSALRVDDILFTIAGTIGRAARVTPDIVPGNTNQAVAVIRPDARKVEPRFVLYCLRDEQRVRRAQSRVVQSVQANLSLSELRSVEILLPSLDEQKEIVSVLGALDDKITVNERIAAKADELLRVMYQGACNRTFESIAIGALGKLVRDGVSASSLTGEESYIGLEHMPRRNMWLTAWETDADITSGKSRFASGDVLFGKLRPYFHKVGLALNPGVCSTDILVVRPVEAVRLGWLLLALSSDEVVAHASAVGDGTRMPRAKWKDLETFHVPWPEEEHVSHLNDVVRSMAARIEFCVAESRALAALRDTLLPRLMSGRLRIKDAKKIVEDAT, from the coding sequence ATGAGCACGTGGGACTCCGCAACCATCGGTGATGTGTCACACGTGGTGACCAAGGGGACCACTCCCACCAGCATGGGACGCCCTTTCACCGCCTCGGGAATTCCTTTCGTCAAGGTTGAGTCCATCAAGGAGAACGGCTCCGTCGATCTGCGAAAGACGGCATTTATTGACGAGGAAACTCATGAGCTCCTGAGACGTTCCGCCCTGAGGGTCGACGACATTTTGTTCACCATCGCGGGCACTATCGGCCGTGCGGCACGGGTGACACCCGACATCGTGCCGGGAAACACCAACCAGGCAGTTGCTGTGATCAGACCGGACGCGCGCAAGGTGGAACCACGTTTTGTCCTTTACTGCCTTCGCGATGAACAGCGTGTCCGAAGGGCGCAGTCACGGGTCGTGCAATCCGTGCAGGCGAACCTGAGCCTGAGTGAACTGCGCTCGGTTGAGATCCTGTTGCCATCGCTCGATGAGCAGAAGGAGATCGTCTCCGTTCTGGGAGCTCTCGATGACAAGATCACCGTCAACGAGCGCATCGCGGCCAAGGCCGACGAGCTGCTACGGGTCATGTACCAGGGTGCTTGCAACCGTACTTTCGAATCGATCGCCATCGGTGCTCTGGGGAAACTGGTCAGGGACGGCGTGTCGGCTTCTTCTCTCACGGGCGAGGAGAGTTACATCGGCTTGGAGCACATGCCGCGGCGAAACATGTGGCTCACCGCTTGGGAGACCGATGCCGATATCACCAGTGGGAAATCGAGGTTTGCTTCGGGTGACGTACTTTTCGGGAAGCTGCGTCCTTACTTCCACAAGGTTGGCCTGGCGCTGAATCCGGGTGTCTGCTCTACGGACATTCTTGTGGTCCGGCCTGTAGAGGCGGTGCGTCTCGGATGGCTCCTGCTCGCGCTGTCGAGTGATGAGGTCGTTGCCCATGCGTCGGCTGTGGGCGACGGCACCCGGATGCCCCGGGCCAAGTGGAAGGACCTGGAGACGTTTCACGTGCCGTGGCCCGAAGAGGAACATGTCAGTCATCTGAATGATGTCGTCCGCTCCATGGCGGCGCGCATCGAGTTCTGCGTCGCGGAGTCCCGCGCGCTCGCTGCCCTTCGCGACACCCTTCTCCCTCGACTTATGTCCGGTCGCCTCCGCATCAAGGACGCCAAGAAGATTGTTGAGGACGCCACATGA
- a CDS encoding class I SAM-dependent DNA methyltransferase yields the protein MPASKGKPADQAELFSASTAKEIQDILWKAADKLRGSIDAAQYKEFVLGLIFLKYVSDAFDERRTELAKELMEEGIAEDRLDDFLEDRDEYTGAHVFWVPETARWSWIATHAKAQGVGKLLDEAMDAIMRENASLTGVLPKIFNQDRVDQKRLGELVDLISDARFGGSGDKPAQDLLGEVYEYFLGNFARAEGKRGGEFYTPSSVVRLIVEILEPYEGRVYDPACGSGGMFVQASKFIQAHRGRGHKADIAVYGQELNERTWRLAKMNLAIHGIDGNLAARWGDTFADDKHPDLKADFVMANPPFNIKDWARDETDPRWKYGVPPKNNANYAWLQHMISKLGEKGTAGIVLANGSMSSQASGEGEIRQALVEADLVACMVALPSQLFRTTQIPACLWFLSKDKSPQGARRLDDRRGEILFIDAREMGEMVDRAERVFSEVDLKKIAETYHAWRGTESARQAQMIYEDVQGFCHSADLEEVREQGYVLTPGRYMAALEAEEEDAEVIAERISGLTEELYGLFNESAELELTVRKALGSIV from the coding sequence ATGCCTGCAAGTAAAGGAAAGCCCGCTGATCAGGCGGAGCTGTTCAGCGCCTCCACCGCCAAGGAGATCCAGGACATCCTCTGGAAGGCAGCCGACAAGCTGCGCGGCTCCATCGACGCCGCCCAGTACAAGGAGTTCGTCCTCGGCCTGATTTTCCTGAAGTACGTCTCGGACGCCTTCGACGAGCGCCGCACCGAGCTCGCCAAGGAACTCATGGAGGAGGGCATCGCCGAGGACCGCCTCGACGACTTCCTGGAGGACCGCGACGAGTACACCGGCGCGCACGTCTTCTGGGTCCCGGAGACCGCCCGCTGGTCCTGGATCGCCACCCATGCCAAGGCCCAGGGTGTCGGCAAGCTCCTCGATGAGGCGATGGACGCGATCATGCGGGAGAACGCCTCCCTGACCGGTGTCCTCCCCAAGATCTTCAACCAGGACCGCGTCGACCAGAAGCGCCTCGGTGAACTCGTCGACCTCATCAGCGACGCCCGCTTCGGCGGCAGCGGGGACAAGCCGGCGCAGGATCTGCTGGGCGAGGTGTACGAGTACTTCCTGGGCAACTTCGCGCGGGCGGAGGGCAAGCGGGGCGGTGAGTTCTACACGCCGAGCTCCGTCGTCCGGCTGATCGTCGAGATCCTGGAGCCGTATGAGGGGCGGGTGTACGACCCGGCGTGCGGGTCGGGCGGCATGTTCGTGCAGGCCAGCAAGTTCATCCAGGCGCATCGGGGCCGGGGCCACAAGGCCGACATCGCGGTCTACGGCCAGGAGCTGAACGAGCGCACTTGGCGCTTGGCCAAGATGAACCTCGCCATCCACGGCATCGACGGCAACCTTGCTGCCCGCTGGGGCGACACCTTCGCCGACGACAAGCACCCGGACCTCAAGGCCGACTTCGTGATGGCCAATCCGCCCTTCAACATCAAGGACTGGGCGAGGGACGAGACCGACCCGCGCTGGAAGTACGGGGTCCCTCCGAAGAACAACGCCAACTACGCCTGGCTCCAGCACATGATCTCCAAGCTGGGGGAAAAGGGAACGGCCGGAATTGTGCTGGCCAACGGCTCCATGAGCTCCCAGGCCAGCGGGGAGGGCGAGATCAGGCAGGCACTGGTGGAGGCCGACCTGGTGGCGTGCATGGTCGCGCTGCCCTCGCAGCTCTTCCGCACGACCCAGATCCCGGCGTGCTTGTGGTTCCTGTCAAAGGACAAATCCCCCCAGGGGGCCCGGCGGCTTGATGACCGGCGGGGTGAGATCCTGTTCATCGACGCTCGTGAGATGGGCGAGATGGTGGACCGCGCGGAGCGCGTTTTCTCGGAGGTCGATCTGAAGAAGATCGCCGAAACCTATCACGCGTGGCGCGGTACGGAATCGGCGCGCCAAGCCCAAATGATTTACGAGGACGTGCAGGGATTCTGCCACTCAGCCGATCTGGAGGAGGTGCGGGAGCAGGGGTATGTGCTGACGCCGGGCCGGTATATGGCGGCTCTCGAGGCGGAGGAAGAGGACGCCGAGGTCATTGCCGAGCGGATCAGCGGTCTGACAGAGGAGTTGTACGGGCTGTTCAATGAGTCGGCGGAACTGGAGTTGACCGTCCGGAAGGCATTGGGGAGCATCGTATGA
- a CDS encoding NADPH-dependent F420 reductase produces the protein MIVTIAGAGNMARGIGTRTLAGGHSLRLYDRTRAKADDLATTLSQEASGADVASADEGAVADSDIVVLALPYPAGRDVATAWAGALAGKVVVDISNPVDFSTFDSLVVEPGTSAAEQIAAAAPEARVVKAFNTTFAGPLVTGEVAGRPLDVFVAGDDDAAKQAVSELVSSAGMRPLDVGPLRRARELEGFQFLHMASQERLGLNWSSSIAILP, from the coding sequence ATGATCGTCACCATCGCCGGTGCCGGGAACATGGCCCGGGGCATCGGTACCCGGACGCTGGCCGGCGGACACTCCCTCCGGCTGTACGACCGTACCCGGGCCAAGGCGGACGACCTGGCCACGACGCTGAGCCAGGAGGCCTCCGGGGCGGATGTCGCGTCGGCGGACGAAGGCGCGGTGGCCGATTCCGACATCGTGGTGCTCGCTCTGCCCTACCCGGCCGGACGCGACGTGGCCACCGCGTGGGCCGGCGCTCTGGCGGGAAAGGTCGTCGTCGACATCTCCAACCCGGTGGACTTCTCCACCTTCGACTCACTCGTCGTGGAACCCGGCACCTCGGCCGCCGAGCAGATCGCCGCCGCCGCGCCGGAGGCCCGGGTGGTCAAGGCCTTCAACACCACCTTCGCCGGGCCGCTCGTCACCGGTGAGGTGGCCGGCCGGCCGCTGGACGTGTTCGTCGCGGGGGACGACGACGCCGCGAAGCAGGCCGTCTCGGAGCTCGTCTCCTCGGCGGGGATGCGTCCCCTGGACGTGGGGCCGTTGCGCCGGGCACGCGAGCTGGAGGGCTTCCAGTTCCTGCACATGGCGTCACAGGAGCGGCTCGGCCTGAACTGGTCGAGCAGCATCGCGATCCTGCCGTGA
- a CDS encoding type I restriction endonuclease subunit R — protein MTTSHDGNEPDDRTHRRPTEADWELLALDELAELAWQPASGNAFAPGSDHRKSWDDLILYPDLQEAIERLNPDLPPDAVREAVATAATPGSQDTYEENRAAHRHLTTGIRSVTYTDSHGAEHNPTIRLLDLADPDANTYRALNQVTVIDGDKNRRFDVILYVNGLPLAAIELKRAGDEDATLQTAHAQVARYVLEFPTAFRYNTIVLLSDGITAKYGTPFTPYEHFAPWNTDEFGARVDPLTADGFSESGQNLALHGLFTQSRFLELIQSFINFVPSKRMKRIAKPHQYHAVTRAAEEVRTASASNGKAGVVWHTQGSGKSEEMVLTTTMVMRDPALLNPTVVVVTDRTDLDDQLYSTFQESEILPESPRQVVTRAELREELAAKRTGGILFTTLQKFGKTKEERESGTDHPMLSDRRNIVVIVDEAHRSHYDDLNGLARHLRDALPHATLLAFTGTPISEADRNTREVFGDYIDVYDLKRAADDGATVKVYHESRVIQLVLDRDIDPTTIDEEADRITDGLDDTERRRVEQAVATMNAMYGAPARIRDLAADLVDHWEARRERMKPFVGASESGGAPGKAMVVCATREICVRVYDALRELRPEWHSDEFEKGTMKIVFSSNSRKDPDALLAHALTDSRRKAVINRAKDPDDELELLIVNNMLLTGFDAPPIHTMYLDRPLKGANLMQALARVNRRFRGKEDGLLVGYAPLTENLQRAIAEYTEADQRDRTLGQDVERALDELRNEYDVLTGILRGFAWEPLLDRPGPKAFVDAALRSAEYLLDPRTPGNNPEQLDDPRQTLSRRFREHAYRLERFWALAGSSKHVGDRFADRPAWKRHIQFFVEVRAYVAKLDAMNREARGLPVARDVELYLSQLTSSVVETGGVTDLFAEAGLETADLTHLTDALVAQLQNSDTPHLAAEALRRLVERKMREVTRHNIVRQTTFSERLQDLMVRYMRQQYTSAELIAKLVEMAKEVMADANRGEKFDPPLNWRELAFYDAVADHGTARSLMGDEVLAGIARELVTEVRRQLKPDWIARESVRARLRSTIKRLLARNNYPPDQQKEAIDLVLRQMEHFANEWSEKGVPED, from the coding sequence ATGACAACGTCCCACGACGGAAACGAGCCCGACGACAGAACTCACCGCCGCCCCACCGAAGCCGACTGGGAGCTCCTCGCCCTCGACGAGCTCGCCGAGTTGGCCTGGCAGCCGGCCTCCGGTAACGCGTTCGCCCCCGGTTCCGACCACCGAAAGTCTTGGGACGACCTGATTCTCTACCCGGATCTCCAAGAGGCGATCGAGCGCCTGAACCCGGACCTGCCCCCGGACGCAGTCCGCGAAGCTGTGGCGACCGCCGCCACCCCCGGCTCCCAGGACACCTACGAGGAGAACCGGGCCGCCCACCGCCACCTCACCACCGGCATACGGTCCGTCACCTACACCGACTCCCACGGCGCCGAGCACAACCCCACTATCCGCCTCCTCGACCTGGCGGACCCGGACGCGAACACCTACCGTGCCCTCAACCAGGTCACGGTGATCGACGGCGACAAGAACCGCCGCTTCGACGTCATCCTGTACGTCAACGGCCTGCCCCTCGCCGCCATCGAGCTGAAGCGCGCCGGTGACGAGGACGCGACGCTCCAGACGGCCCACGCCCAGGTGGCGCGGTACGTCCTGGAGTTCCCGACCGCCTTCCGCTACAACACGATCGTCCTGCTCTCCGACGGCATCACCGCGAAGTACGGCACACCGTTCACCCCGTACGAGCACTTCGCCCCGTGGAACACGGACGAGTTCGGTGCCCGTGTCGACCCGCTGACTGCCGACGGTTTCTCGGAGTCGGGGCAGAACCTGGCGCTTCACGGCCTGTTCACCCAGTCCCGCTTCCTCGAACTGATCCAGTCCTTCATCAACTTCGTCCCGTCGAAGCGGATGAAGCGGATTGCGAAGCCGCACCAGTACCACGCGGTCACCCGCGCCGCCGAGGAGGTCCGCACCGCATCGGCGAGCAACGGCAAGGCCGGCGTTGTCTGGCACACCCAGGGTTCCGGCAAGTCGGAGGAGATGGTACTCACCACGACCATGGTGATGCGGGACCCGGCGCTGCTGAACCCGACCGTCGTGGTCGTCACCGACCGCACGGACCTCGACGACCAACTCTACTCGACGTTCCAGGAGAGCGAGATCCTTCCGGAGTCGCCCCGCCAGGTCGTCACCCGCGCCGAACTCCGGGAGGAGCTCGCGGCGAAGAGGACGGGAGGGATCCTCTTCACCACGCTCCAGAAGTTCGGCAAGACCAAGGAAGAGCGGGAGTCGGGCACCGACCACCCGATGCTCTCCGACCGCCGGAACATCGTCGTCATCGTCGACGAGGCCCACCGCAGCCACTACGACGACCTCAACGGCCTCGCCCGCCACCTGCGCGACGCACTCCCGCACGCCACACTGCTTGCCTTCACCGGCACACCGATTTCGGAGGCCGACCGCAACACCCGCGAGGTGTTCGGCGACTACATCGACGTCTACGACCTCAAGCGGGCCGCCGACGACGGCGCGACCGTGAAGGTCTACCACGAGAGCCGCGTGATCCAACTCGTCCTGGACCGCGACATCGACCCGACCACCATCGACGAGGAGGCCGACCGGATCACCGACGGCCTCGACGACACCGAGCGCCGACGCGTCGAACAGGCCGTGGCGACGATGAACGCCATGTACGGGGCGCCGGCCCGCATACGGGACCTCGCGGCCGACTTGGTGGACCACTGGGAGGCCCGCCGGGAGCGGATGAAGCCCTTCGTCGGCGCCTCCGAGTCGGGCGGGGCACCCGGCAAGGCGATGGTGGTGTGCGCGACGCGTGAGATTTGCGTACGCGTCTACGACGCACTGCGCGAGCTGCGCCCCGAGTGGCACAGCGACGAGTTCGAGAAGGGCACGATGAAGATCGTCTTCTCGTCGAACTCCCGCAAGGACCCGGACGCGCTGCTTGCCCACGCGCTGACCGACAGTCGCCGCAAGGCCGTCATCAACCGGGCCAAGGACCCCGACGACGAGCTGGAACTGCTCATCGTCAACAACATGCTGCTGACCGGCTTCGACGCCCCGCCGATCCACACCATGTACCTGGACCGGCCGCTCAAGGGCGCCAACCTGATGCAGGCCCTGGCCCGCGTCAACCGCCGTTTCCGCGGCAAGGAGGACGGCCTCCTCGTCGGCTATGCTCCGCTCACAGAGAACCTCCAGCGGGCCATCGCCGAGTACACCGAGGCCGACCAGCGCGACCGCACCCTCGGCCAGGACGTCGAGCGCGCACTGGACGAGCTGCGCAACGAGTACGACGTCCTGACCGGCATCCTGCGCGGCTTCGCCTGGGAGCCGTTGCTCGACCGGCCCGGTCCCAAGGCGTTCGTCGACGCGGCCCTGCGGAGCGCCGAGTACCTGCTCGACCCCCGCACGCCCGGCAACAACCCGGAGCAGCTCGACGATCCACGCCAGACACTGAGCCGCCGTTTCCGCGAGCACGCCTACCGCCTTGAGCGCTTCTGGGCTCTGGCGGGCAGTTCGAAGCATGTCGGGGACCGGTTCGCCGACCGGCCGGCCTGGAAGCGGCACATCCAGTTCTTCGTCGAGGTCCGCGCTTACGTGGCGAAGTTGGATGCCATGAACCGCGAGGCACGCGGGCTCCCCGTCGCCCGCGACGTCGAGCTGTACCTCTCCCAGCTCACGTCATCGGTGGTGGAGACGGGCGGAGTGACGGATCTGTTCGCCGAGGCCGGGCTGGAGACCGCCGACCTCACCCACCTCACCGACGCACTCGTCGCCCAGCTCCAGAACAGCGACACCCCGCACCTGGCGGCCGAAGCGCTGCGGCGGCTCGTCGAGCGGAAGATGCGCGAGGTCACCCGGCACAACATCGTCCGGCAGACCACGTTCTCCGAGCGCCTCCAGGACCTGATGGTGCGCTACATGCGCCAGCAGTACACCAGCGCCGAACTCATCGCCAAACTGGTCGAGATGGCCAAGGAGGTCATGGCCGACGCCAATCGGGGCGAGAAGTTCGACCCGCCCCTGAACTGGCGTGAACTCGCCTTCTACGACGCCGTCGCCGACCACGGCACGGCCCGCTCGCTCATGGGCGACGAGGTCCTGGCCGGCATCGCCCGCGAACTGGTCACCGAGGTCCGCCGTCAGCTCAAGCCCGACTGGATCGCCCGCGAGTCCGTCCGCGCCCGTCTGCGCAGCACCATCAAGCGCCTCCTGGCCCGCAACAACTACCCGCCGGACCAGCAGAAGGAGGCCATCGACCTGGTCCTCCGCCAGATGGAGCACTTCGCCAACGAGTGGTCCGAGAAGGGGGTCCCGGAGGACTGA
- a CDS encoding EcsC family protein has product MSVYEREVWDTLNEHWQRRDNRRGLPNWASAALGRTGEAAGNAARRVKDAVPEAVAEPVRRAGDAVADKAMRPALAGAAALLELVNDSVLELNDPKNVEKLARKRGIELDSFTELRQQDLKVCDRLLTRNTLKWRATGAVEGGAMGMLAMVPVAGIPVAMTADILVIQVLSTSIAARIAYSYGYDAKDPNEQMFIQRLVQQSFMAQAAKAKPLRDTARAANAVKDRVRWSNKLRQDHRLLAALEKLMKQLGPAGARVPVKNVAKVVPFVGVLIGAGMNSAVLGRVAADTQRYCQTRFLCEKYGLPLPAALAAGWDDDPQTDAT; this is encoded by the coding sequence ATGAGCGTGTACGAGCGGGAGGTATGGGACACGCTCAATGAACACTGGCAGCGTCGCGACAACCGTCGCGGTCTGCCGAACTGGGCGAGCGCCGCGCTCGGACGCACCGGCGAGGCCGCAGGAAACGCCGCGAGACGGGTCAAGGACGCTGTGCCGGAGGCGGTCGCGGAACCTGTCCGTCGCGCGGGCGACGCGGTCGCCGACAAGGCCATGCGACCGGCACTCGCAGGCGCGGCAGCGTTGCTCGAGCTGGTCAACGACTCGGTCCTGGAGCTCAACGACCCGAAGAACGTCGAGAAGCTCGCCCGCAAGCGAGGCATCGAACTCGACAGTTTCACCGAACTACGGCAGCAGGACCTCAAGGTCTGCGACCGGCTACTGACCCGTAACACCCTCAAGTGGCGGGCCACCGGCGCGGTCGAAGGAGGCGCCATGGGCATGCTGGCCATGGTCCCCGTCGCCGGTATCCCCGTCGCGATGACAGCGGACATCCTCGTCATCCAGGTTCTGAGCACGTCGATCGCAGCGCGCATCGCGTACTCCTACGGCTACGACGCCAAAGACCCCAATGAGCAGATGTTCATCCAACGCCTGGTACAGCAGTCCTTCATGGCACAGGCGGCCAAAGCCAAGCCGTTGCGTGACACCGCACGGGCGGCGAACGCGGTCAAGGACCGCGTGAGGTGGTCGAACAAGCTCCGCCAGGACCACCGTCTCCTCGCCGCCCTCGAGAAGTTGATGAAGCAGCTCGGTCCGGCCGGCGCCAGGGTGCCGGTCAAGAACGTCGCCAAGGTCGTGCCGTTCGTGGGTGTCCTCATCGGTGCCGGAATGAATTCCGCGGTCCTCGGGAGGGTGGCCGCCGATACCCAGCGGTACTGCCAGACCCGCTTCCTGTGCGAGAAGTACGGGCTGCCGCTGCCTGCCGCACTGGCGGCCGGCTGGGACGACGACCCCCAGACCGACGCCACGTAA
- a CDS encoding EF-hand domain-containing protein, whose protein sequence is MAEIEEARKQFERIDADGDGFITAAEFKSALAQGGDWNVTDSVAEALIKSRDLDGDKLLSFDEFWAHLNK, encoded by the coding sequence GTGGCGGAGATCGAGGAAGCACGCAAGCAGTTCGAGCGGATCGACGCGGACGGGGACGGGTTCATCACCGCTGCCGAGTTCAAGAGCGCCCTGGCCCAGGGCGGCGACTGGAACGTCACCGATTCGGTGGCGGAGGCCCTCATCAAGTCCCGCGACCTGGACGGCGACAAGCTCCTGTCCTTCGACGAGTTCTGGGCACACCTGAACAAGTGA